The Cytobacillus firmus genome segment ATGGACGCATTCCTTTGTTGCAACAAATCTTGTTCCCATCTCAATACCATCTGCTCCAAGACTTAATGCTGCCATCAAGCCCCTGCCGTCTCCGATTCCACCTGAGGCAATCACAGGTATGGAAACAGCATCGGCCACCTGAGGAACGAGGATGAAGGTTCCAATATCATCCCTGCCTAAATGCCCGCCACCTTCCTGCCCTACAACCATTACTGCGTCAGCCCCAAGCTCCTCCGCCTTTACTGCCTGCCTTTTTGCTGCCACAAGAACAAGCTTCTTAACATTTACACCCTTTAATTGATCAAAAATAGGTGCAGGATTTCCTCCTGTCATAGAAATAACGGGAACTTCTTCTTCAATGGCTATATCCAGATAATCAGAGAATGGTCTTCCATGCTGCCCAATCGCAAAATTAACCCCAAATGGCTTATCTGTCAATTTCTTAACCTTTTGAATCTCGTCTCTTAATTTTTCCGGACTGCTGAGAGACATTGCGGTAACCTGCCCTAAACCTCCTGCATTTGAAACAGCGGCAGCCAGATCTGAATAGGCAAGATGGGCAAGGCCGCCCTGTATAATTGGATATTTAATTTTCAGTAATTCTGTCACACGTGTATTCCAGTTCATTTATGTACCCTCCATTTCTTCATAACTTTTATTTCGATTTATATGGTTTAAATTCCTGTTAACTTCTAAAACTAAACGGAAACTGAATTGTGGAGGCGAATGTCCGAAAAAGACACGCTTTAACAGAATGAAAAAACAATAGAACTTTCTATGCAAAGGGATTGAATAATGCTATAATGCAAATGTTTTAAATCAGCTTGAAGCTTTTAGAAATATTATTATTAAAGAGGTGTGGGAATAAGTTGTCTCAATACAAAACACCGTTATTCAGCGGTTTGCTTGCACACGCAAAGAAGGATCCCGTACAGTTTCATATACCCGGCCATAAAAAAGGAGCAGGGATTGATCCGGAATTCAGGGAATATATTGGTGATAATGCACTTGCCATTGATTTGATCAATATTGGCCCGCTTGATGATCTCCATCAGCCAAAAGGCATTATTAAAGAAGCCCAGGATCTTGCAGCTGAAGCCTTTGGAGCGGATAAAACATTCTTTTCTGTTCAAGGAACAAGCGGAGCCATCATGACCATGGTTATGGCTGTATGCGGTCCAGGAGATAAAATTATTGTTCCGAGAAATGTTCATAAATCAGTCATGTCTGCCATTGTTTTTTCAGGCGCAACTCCTATCTTTATACATCCTGAAATTGATGAAAACCTGGGCATATCTCATGGGATTACAACTGAATCAGTATCAAAAGCCCTTGAACTTCATCCGGACGCAAAAGGGGTATTAGTGATTAACCCTACTTATTTCGGTGTTTCGGCAGATTTGAAGAAAATCGTCGAAATTGCACATTCATATAATGTGCCCGTCCTGGTTGATGAAGCCCATGGTGTGCATATTCACTTCCATGATGAGCTGCCATTATCCGCCATGCAGGCAGGTGCTGATTTAGCAGCAACATCTGTCCACAAACTGGGCGGGTCCATGACGCAAAGTTCAATTTTGAATATGAAAGGAAATCTTGTTTCGGCTAAAAGGGTTCAATCCATTTTAAGCATGCTGACAACAACTTCCACTTCCTATTTATTGCTTGCCTCCCTGGATGTTGCCAGGAAACGTCTGGCTACAGAGGGAAAGGAACTCATTCAAAAGACGATTGATTTGGCCCAATCCATTCGCCGCCGCATCAATGAGATTGACCGGCTCTATTGTGTCGGTGAAGAAATACTGAAAACCAAAGCGGCGCATGACTATGATCCGACCAAATTGATTATTTCAGTCAAAGAGCTTGGCATGAATGGTTTCGATGTGGAGAATTGGCTTCGGGAACATCATAATATTGAAGTAGAAATGTCTGATTTATATAATATCCTTTGCATTGTTACCCCTGGTGACTCTGAACGGGAAGCCGATATTTTAGTTTCTGCTCTTGCCGAACTCGCCAGTGATCGCAAAGGGAATACTGAAAAGCTTGAAACTCAAGTGCTTCTCCCTAACATTCCCGTTTTATCGCTTACACCCCGTGATGCATTTTATGCTGATACAGAGCTTGTTCCATTCGACGAATCTGAGGGCAGAATAATTGCTGAATTCATTATGGTTTATCCGCCTGGGATACCTATTTTTATTCCGGGAGAAATCATAACCGGGGAAAACCTCCGTTATATAAAAACGAACATGGAAGCTGGACTGCCGGTTCAGGGACCAGAGGATTATGATTTCAAGTATCTTCGCGTTATTGAAGAGCACAAGGCAATCAGATAATATGCAAAAGAGCCTTCCATTTAGGAAAGGCTCTTTTTATGGTTAATGGTTATTTGTTTGTCTTCTCTGTTTTTTCTCCGTCGCAGCAATTGCATTTTTTTGAATATAAAACAGTTACTTTTTCATCCTCAAAGTGATCAATAGTTGAATTGCAAGCCTGGCATACGATTGTACCCATCTTTTCATTCTCCTTTTCAATGAGTTTTATTTGAAAGCGCTTTATCTTTAAATCTATAATAATATAACATTATTAATTTATCAAGCCTAATTGTATAACATAATTATTGTTTTAAATTGGCATTTCCCTTATTACCCATTAATACCCTTTATAAATAGTATGTCATAATATAAAAAACAGACCATTTATGGCCTGTTTTTTTATATTATTTTAGTCATATTGTTCCTCAAAACGGGCACCTGGGATTGCTTCTAAGAAAAATTCGCTTAAATCTGCAGCCTGTTCGTATAAATCAAGCTTGAATGCCTTTTGCAAATATTCGATGTCTTCGAGATCTTTAGGGTCGAGGAGGGTTGAGCGGCCTGTCTGCATACAAATAACCAGAGGCTTGGAAAAGAAGAGGTTTGTATATACGATTCCAAAATCATAACGTGTTGACTCCGTTGTAAAGCCAACAAAA includes the following:
- a CDS encoding NAD(P)H-dependent flavin oxidoreductase, with the protein product MNWNTRVTELLKIKYPIIQGGLAHLAYSDLAAAVSNAGGLGQVTAMSLSSPEKLRDEIQKVKKLTDKPFGVNFAIGQHGRPFSDYLDIAIEEEVPVISMTGGNPAPIFDQLKGVNVKKLVLVAAKRQAVKAEELGADAVMVVGQEGGGHLGRDDIGTFILVPQVADAVSIPVIASGGIGDGRGLMAALSLGADGIEMGTRFVATKECVHASELYKNRLVEGTENDTVVIKRTIGAPARVIANPWSDKILEIEKQNGGYEQLKNYISGNANKKYIYEGKDQEGFAWAGQVMGLIKDIPSVEELFERIIAEGETIRGKWTN
- a CDS encoding aminotransferase class I/II-fold pyridoxal phosphate-dependent enzyme → MSQYKTPLFSGLLAHAKKDPVQFHIPGHKKGAGIDPEFREYIGDNALAIDLINIGPLDDLHQPKGIIKEAQDLAAEAFGADKTFFSVQGTSGAIMTMVMAVCGPGDKIIVPRNVHKSVMSAIVFSGATPIFIHPEIDENLGISHGITTESVSKALELHPDAKGVLVINPTYFGVSADLKKIVEIAHSYNVPVLVDEAHGVHIHFHDELPLSAMQAGADLAATSVHKLGGSMTQSSILNMKGNLVSAKRVQSILSMLTTTSTSYLLLASLDVARKRLATEGKELIQKTIDLAQSIRRRINEIDRLYCVGEEILKTKAAHDYDPTKLIISVKELGMNGFDVENWLREHHNIEVEMSDLYNILCIVTPGDSEREADILVSALAELASDRKGNTEKLETQVLLPNIPVLSLTPRDAFYADTELVPFDESEGRIIAEFIMVYPPGIPIFIPGEIITGENLRYIKTNMEAGLPVQGPEDYDFKYLRVIEEHKAIR
- a CDS encoding GapA-binding peptide SR1P yields the protein MGTIVCQACNSTIDHFEDEKVTVLYSKKCNCCDGEKTEKTNK
- a CDS encoding DUF3055 domain-containing protein, which gives rise to MDFFEKLYDEHENVNVRFVGFTTESTRYDFGIVYTNLFFSKPLVICMQTGRSTLLDPKDLEDIEYLQKAFKLDLYEQAADLSEFFLEAIPGARFEEQYD